The proteins below are encoded in one region of Elgaria multicarinata webbii isolate HBS135686 ecotype San Diego chromosome 8, rElgMul1.1.pri, whole genome shotgun sequence:
- the TFDP2 gene encoding transcription factor Dp-2 isoform X1, whose amino-acid sequence MIISTPQRLTNSGSVLIGNPYTTAPAMVTQTHITEATGWIPGDRKRTRDFMESDFSDSKKSKKGDKNGKGLRHFSMKVCEKVQRKGTTSYNEVADELVSEFTNSNSHLAADSQAYDQKNIRRRVYDALNVLMAMNIISKEKKEIKWIGLPTNSAQECQNLEIEKQRRIERIKQKRAQLQELLLQQIAFKNLVQRNQQSEHQTQGLPLVNSTIQLPFLVINTSKKTIIDCSISSDKFEYLFNFNTTFEIHEDTEVLKRMGMSLGLEAGKCSPEDLRTAKSLVPKALESYVTDMSSGVCWVNQELVLNSAQAASTLGKAGDTAIFKSSGNPELCLDAEVALATGQLLAPSSQQSSSATSYYSESRGETPCSFNDEDEDENDSSSPE is encoded by the exons ATG ATTATAAGCACACCACAAAGACTGACCAATTCAGGGAGTGTTCTGATTGGGAACCCATATACCACAGCGCCAGCCATGGTCACGCAGACACACATAACAGAAGCCACTGGCTGGATTCCAGG GGACAGAAAACGAACTCGAGACTtcatggaatcagatttttcagATAG taaaaaaagcaaaaaaggagaTAAAAATGGAAAAGGTCTGAGGCATTTTTCAATGAAAGTATGTGAAAAGGTCCAACGTAAAGGGACAACATCTTATAATGAAGTTGCAGATGAGCTCGTATCAGAGTTTACAAATTCTAATAGCCACTTGGCTGCAGATTCG cAGGCTTATGATCAGAAGAATATTAGACGGAGAGTTTATGATGCCCTCAATGTTTTGATGGCAATGAACATTAtttcaaaggagaaaaaagaaatcaaatggaTAGGTCTTCCTACAAACTCAGCTCAAGAATGTCAAAATCTAGAG ATAGAGAAGCAACGACGTATAGAACGAATAAAACAGAAGAGAGCTCAGCTGCAAGAACTTCTACTGCAG caaattgctttcaaaaatttGGTACAAAGAAATCAACAAAGTGAGCATCAGACGCAGGGACTCCCACTTGTTAATTCTACAATACAACTGCCTTTTCTAGTAATAAACACAAGCAAAAAAACAATTATAGATTGCAGCATCTCTTCTGACAA ATTTGAatatctttttaattttaatactaCTTTTGAAATCCATGAGGACACTGAAGTATTGAAGCGTATGGGAATGTCTCTTGGCCTAGAGGCAGGCAAATGCTCACCAGAAGACCTAAGAACTGCTAAATCACTAGTGCCTAAAGCGTTAGAAAGCTATGTTACAG aTATGTCTTCAGGAGTTTGTTGGGTGAACCAGGAGTTAGTTTTAAATTCAGCTCAAGCAGCTTCTACTTTAGGCAAAGCTGGTGACACTGCTATTTTTAAATCAAG TGGAAATCCAGAACTATGTCTGGATGCTGAAGTGGCCTTAGCAACAGGACAACTACTGGCCCCCAGCAGTCAGCAGTCCAGCAGTGCAACATCATACTACTCAGAGTCACGTGGTGAAACCCCCTGCTCATtcaatgatgaggatgaggatgaaaaTGATTCGTCTTCACCAGAATAG
- the TFDP2 gene encoding transcription factor Dp-2 isoform X2, protein MIISTPQRLTNSGSVLIGNPYTTAPAMVTQTHITEATGWIPGDRKRTRDFMESDFSDSKKSKKGDKNGKGLRHFSMKVCEKVQRKGTTSYNEVADELVSEFTNSNSHLAADSAYDQKNIRRRVYDALNVLMAMNIISKEKKEIKWIGLPTNSAQECQNLEIEKQRRIERIKQKRAQLQELLLQQIAFKNLVQRNQQSEHQTQGLPLVNSTIQLPFLVINTSKKTIIDCSISSDKFEYLFNFNTTFEIHEDTEVLKRMGMSLGLEAGKCSPEDLRTAKSLVPKALESYVTDMSSGVCWVNQELVLNSAQAASTLGKAGDTAIFKSSGNPELCLDAEVALATGQLLAPSSQQSSSATSYYSESRGETPCSFNDEDEDENDSSSPE, encoded by the exons ATG ATTATAAGCACACCACAAAGACTGACCAATTCAGGGAGTGTTCTGATTGGGAACCCATATACCACAGCGCCAGCCATGGTCACGCAGACACACATAACAGAAGCCACTGGCTGGATTCCAGG GGACAGAAAACGAACTCGAGACTtcatggaatcagatttttcagATAG taaaaaaagcaaaaaaggagaTAAAAATGGAAAAGGTCTGAGGCATTTTTCAATGAAAGTATGTGAAAAGGTCCAACGTAAAGGGACAACATCTTATAATGAAGTTGCAGATGAGCTCGTATCAGAGTTTACAAATTCTAATAGCCACTTGGCTGCAGATTCG GCTTATGATCAGAAGAATATTAGACGGAGAGTTTATGATGCCCTCAATGTTTTGATGGCAATGAACATTAtttcaaaggagaaaaaagaaatcaaatggaTAGGTCTTCCTACAAACTCAGCTCAAGAATGTCAAAATCTAGAG ATAGAGAAGCAACGACGTATAGAACGAATAAAACAGAAGAGAGCTCAGCTGCAAGAACTTCTACTGCAG caaattgctttcaaaaatttGGTACAAAGAAATCAACAAAGTGAGCATCAGACGCAGGGACTCCCACTTGTTAATTCTACAATACAACTGCCTTTTCTAGTAATAAACACAAGCAAAAAAACAATTATAGATTGCAGCATCTCTTCTGACAA ATTTGAatatctttttaattttaatactaCTTTTGAAATCCATGAGGACACTGAAGTATTGAAGCGTATGGGAATGTCTCTTGGCCTAGAGGCAGGCAAATGCTCACCAGAAGACCTAAGAACTGCTAAATCACTAGTGCCTAAAGCGTTAGAAAGCTATGTTACAG aTATGTCTTCAGGAGTTTGTTGGGTGAACCAGGAGTTAGTTTTAAATTCAGCTCAAGCAGCTTCTACTTTAGGCAAAGCTGGTGACACTGCTATTTTTAAATCAAG TGGAAATCCAGAACTATGTCTGGATGCTGAAGTGGCCTTAGCAACAGGACAACTACTGGCCCCCAGCAGTCAGCAGTCCAGCAGTGCAACATCATACTACTCAGAGTCACGTGGTGAAACCCCCTGCTCATtcaatgatgaggatgaggatgaaaaTGATTCGTCTTCACCAGAATAG